In the Silvanigrella aquatica genome, ATGTATTCATACAAATTCATATAAAAACCCTTTATTTTTAAGATAAAATGCCGTATGATAACATACATGGATATAACCCTGGAGGTGCCGCCATGGACGGTATAAATATTAATAAAAAAACTGAAGTTTCAGAGGAGATGGTATTAGGAAAAGCCTTTTGGAAGATAGCTCATCTTTATGGCTTTAACAGAGAACAACAAGCTGGTTTACTTGGGTTACCTAACTACAGGCAACGACTTATTAAGCTTGAAAAAGAGCAGCTTATTCCAAAGGATGTTGATAAAAAAAATAGAGTAGGGCTATTGCTTGGAATTCATAAAAATCTAAGAATATTATTCCCTTATAATCGAGAAATTGTTTATAGCTGGATGAGTCATCCGGAAGAAGTTCTTGGCGGCTTAGTTCCCATTGATTTCATTCTTGAAGACCCCGCACTTTCGTATGAGCGTTTGGCATTTGTAAGAAGAAGGCTTGATTATATTAGGTGTGCTGGATGAGTGAAATATTAGATGGAATATTTGATTTAAAAATGGAATTTGAAGGCACTGCCTATCGCAATATTTACACAATTTATCAATCTCAAGACTTGTTTGATGACTTATGCACAGATTCAGATCAGATTGCTGTATTGCAAAAATATGAAAACATAACGAGCGGAGTTTTACACGAATCACACCAAAAACACAGGTTGTTTGATTATAGCAAGCTCCACACATCATCCCTAACAGGAGCATTTGATCCCCCTTATACCTTTGGCCGCTTCGGAGACGGTAACGGCTATGGTGTATGGTATTCAGCTATGGAGGAGAAAACTTCAATTTATGAGGCATTTTACCACCAATGGCAACTCGCTAAAGAGCAATTTAAAAATAACCCAAAAACAAACCTCATAACAATTGATCGAAAGATGTTCTCATGCGAACTGAAAAGTAATTATGTTCTTGACTTTCGAAGTCAATTCGCACTTTACGATAACCTCACATCAAATAAATACGATTTTTGTAATGAGCTAGGAAAAAGAGCAAGAGAGATGGGGGTTCAAATGATGATTGTTCCTTCTGCAAGAAATATAGGGGGACTGTGCTCCCCTGTTTTTTTACCTGAGGTGATTAAAAATGAAAGAGCAGTTTATTTTTTAAAATTTTACTTTCACAAGAGCGGCAAAGCTGAGATTGAGCGCATATCAAACAAAAAAGAATCATTTCACTTCCCGCCAAATTGGGGAACCGACGAACCGATCCAAACGCAAAAAGAAGAGCAAAATAATTTCAATTAAAAGATTTTTCAATATAGATTCAGATCTTCATTTTTTCGATATACTACAGTAGGATTTTAATCCAATTAATCACGCCTCTTAGTTTTTTATGATAATTTTAATATATTTGTTGAAAATTGAAAATATATTACATATAGACACTTTTGGATTGTTTTTTTATATAAAATATGTAGGTGTGTTGATGAAAAATATGTTTTTGAAATTTATCTTCATGTCAATTTTATTTACTCTTTCCACCTATACTGACAATGAGATTCAAGATTATGTATTTTATGTTATTCATGATAGTGAACAAAGCAAAAACATAGATGGAATACTTGTCAATGTTGTCGCCAATATTCAATGTAACACTTATGAAAAAACTCTTTCAATAAAAAATTTTAATATTCAGGAAGAAGGGGATAATAATTATCTGGATATTCCTGTAAAAAAAGGAGAAAATTGCCAATTAAATATAACACAATTTGAATTTAAACAACCGAACGAAGTCTCAAGTATTAAATACAGTGCAAAAGCAGGAGAAAAATTTAGCATACCCTTAAACTATGATCATCCTATTAAAATAAATACACAGATAGAATATTCTTTTGAATCAACACCAGTTGATGGCGAAGTTTATAAAATGGATTTAAAAGCTGTGACAGTTGATAACCCTGTTAAATTGTTTCCTGAGCTTTTCATTACTTATCCATAACATTTATAATTGCTAGCTTAATTTATGCAGTTAATTTAAAAAAGTAACCGATTTTATTCTCTTTTCATCACTCTGATTTAAAATACTATTTACAAAATCTATAAATATATTGTCAATTTTAAAAATTCACTCTACCAAAAACTTTTGAGCAGTATCAAACACTAAATTAACAGACAAACTATTATATGCAATACTCTCATTCTGATTTGCATTTTTCTTTTTAGAAATAAAAAACTTTTTAGGATGAAAATTGACGTCATTATTTTTTAAACAATATGATTTTTCTCCTAATGCGCCCCAACGTTCAGGAGAAGCAATTCCCATTAATGTGAGTGTTGGGGTGTGAGTTCCTGCGGCGATAAACTGCATAGAACTGGTATTTGTGATTAATAAAGATGACAGCTTAACTTCATCTACTAAGCTTAAAATATTTTGAGGTTGCAAAATGGGAAAATCATTTTTAGCGACTTCTTTTAACCATTCTGTTTCAAAGGGTGAGCCAATAATTTTAACTTCAGTCATTTCATTTTTTAATTTAAAAGCGAGTTCCCTAAAGTTTTTGCTTGCCCAAGCTTTTTCTCGAATACTTGCCGTAGGATTAATTAATATCACTTTTTTATTTTGATTCTTGTAAAAACTCTGTTTGTAATCATGGGGAAACCATTTTAGAGGGGGTAATCCCTTTTTTTTCCAATATTCTTTCCGCTCCCTAATATAATTATAATTCAAAGGAGCAATAATATCTAAATATCTATCTCTTTCATGAATTTCTTTAGATTTATCCCGCGTTGAAAAATGGGTAAATAAAATTTTTGCGGTATTTTTTTTATGCGCTCCCACTCGCATGGGAATTTTTGAAAAAAAAGATTTTAAGGCAAATCTTAAACTCTCACTTCTAAAATCAATTGTAATGTGAAAGTCTTTTAAAAACAGATTAAAAGAAGGTGCTGAAAAGGGGATTTCATTCCATGTATTGTAATCAATATTTGCTTTCCATAACTTTAATTTGCTAAAATTTTTATCTTTAATTTCTAAAATTGAATTAATTTGCGGCCACTGAAGAGGGTTTAATATTTCTTTCCAAAGCCCCGATCCAATGACTGTAACACTTGAATTGGAAAAGAGTTGGCAAAGTTCAAAGAGAGCGGCCGTCGCAACCAAAAGATCACCCAAGGCACCTGTATGATAAATGGCTATCCGATGTTTTTTGCTAAAAAATAAATCGTCTAGAGCCTGCAATGATGTTCCTTTCTCAATTCGTTTATTTTTAATAATTATCATAAATACATGTAATTAAAGAGCTTTTTAACTCTAGTACATTTCCCTTTTCATGACAATCGCAAGGACAAAATTGTTATCAAAATTACAAATAGGAATTAAAATGATTTTTATTAATTTGTTATATTACTAGATTTGCCCGCACTCTTTGCAAGAAACTATCAGCTGGTGTATGAGGTGATCGTGTTTGTATTCACCCGACAAGGAGGCTTAAAATGGCACTCATTTCTCTTAGACAACTTCTCGATCATGCTGCTGAAAATAATTATGGCGTTGCCGCTTTTAATGTAAATAACCTAGAACAAGTTCAGGCTATCATGGAAGCCGCAAAAGAAACAAATAGCCCTGTTATTCTCCAAGCGAGTCGCGGAGCACGTTCTTACACAAATGACATATTTTTAAGACACCTTATCCTTGGTGCTGTTGAACTTTATCCAGAAATTCCTGTGGTAATGCATCAGGATCACGGCAATAGTATGCAAACTTGCTTATCAGCTATTCGTAATGGCTTCACCAGCGTAATGATGGATGGAAGTCTCAAAGAAGATGCGAAAACACCTTCAGATTTTGAATACAATGTAAAAATCACCGCCGATGTCGTGCGCATTGCACACGCCATGGGAATTTCCGTTGAAGGCGAACTCGGCTGTCTAGGCTCCCTTGAAACAGGAAAAGGTGAAAAAGAAGATGGTCATGGTTTTGAAGGCACACTTTCCCACTCGCAACTTTTAACAGACCCACAAGAAGCTGCACAATTTGTAGAACTCACAAAAGTAGATGCCCTCGCTATTGCTATTGGCACAAGCCATGGTGCTTATAAATTCACCAAAAAACCCGACGGCAAAACTCTAGCCATGGACCGCATCCGTGAAATCCACAGACGCCTTCCCAATACGCACTTGGTTATGCACGGATCGAGTTCTGTTCCACAGGATCTGCAAGCGGAATTCCGTAAATACGGCGGCGAAATGAAAGAAACTTGGGGCGTTCCTGTAGAAGAAATTCAAGAAGGTATTAAAAACGGTGTACGTAAAATTAACGTCGATACCGACAACCGCTTAGCCATGACAACAGCCATTCGCAAATTACTCGCATCAAATCCTTCTGAATTTGATTTGAGAAAATTTATGACACCAGCACGCGATGCCATGAAAAAACTATGCGCACAACGCATGGTTGAATTTGGTCAAGCGGGACAAGCTTCAAAAATCAAACCTATGCCTTTAGACTCCATGGCAAAACGCTATGTTTAGTCATGACGACAAAGAGCTCGAACCTTTTCTTTTAAGTGATGAAAAAACCGTATTTCAATGCAGTATTTTTGCAGTTAAAGAAAAAAAAGCAGAAACTCAAGACAAGCAACACAGTTTAAATATTTACACTTTGGACTGTGCTAATTGGGTGAACGTTGTTCCTGTCACGGCTTCAGGACAAATTGTTCTCATTGAGCAGCATCGTTTTGGCACAAATAATTTTACCTTAGAAGTGCCCGGAGGTGCTGTTAATTTTGGTGAAAACGATGCCACCATGGCAGCTCTGCGCGAATTAGAAGAAGAAACGGGTCTGACCAGTCAGCGACTGCTGGGACTCTCGGGCTATTCCCCAAATGCGGCCATTCAGAGCAATAAAGTAACATATTTTATTGCCTTTGATGTCCAACCTCTGCAAACTAAAGCTGAACATGACGACCCATTTGAAAATATTAAATTACATTTTATGAATATCAAAGAAGCGGTAGAATTAGCCAGAACAGGGCGCATTTCAAATGTTATTTCTGCTTTTGCTCTTTTACTGGCAGAACCTTATTTAAATGCAAAATTTAAGCAACCTCAGTAATTTCGGTACGACGTATCACCGTCACGCGAATTTGTCCGGGGTACTCGACTTCTTCTTCGAGTTTTTTTGCAATCCCTTCTGCTAAACCTGTAATATCTTTTTGCTTTACTCTACTATTATCAACAAAAACATGAACTTCTCTACCAGCATGCATAATCGCGGAACCTGTCACACCCTGTTCTTGAAAACTGTTGATAACACCTGAAATACCGTCAATGCGTCTGTGATAACCTTCTTCCATATCCACGCGGGCACCAGGACGTGCTCCTGACATGGCATCGGCTGCTTTTAAAATATAAGCGTAAGGCGTTTCCACAATTTTATCGTCGTGGTGAGCTAAAACGGTATCAACAATATCTTCTTTTTCACCAAATCGCGTTGCATAATCACCGCTAATAACAGCGTGACTGCCTTCTATTTTATAATCTAAAACTTTGCCAATATCGTGTAAAATTCCTGCTCGTTTTGCGGTCACAGCATTCACTCCAATTTCATCGGCAATCATACCTGCCAAACGAGCGACTTCTATAGAATGAAAATATTGATTTTGCCTGTGACTTGTCCTGTAGTTTAAAGAGCCAATAAGCTTTAAAATTTCCGGATGTACATTGGGAAAAATGCCGAGATTTTTAATAGCATCTTCTCCTAATTTCAAAATATATCTATCTAAAAAGCGACGGTGTTTATCAAAAATACCTTTGATTTTATCTTCATGATAAATATCTTTTGCAATCATTTCTTCTAAAGTCAGACGGATCATTTCTTTATCAACACCTAAACCACTGGATATTTTTAACATGGAAGGCATTTCGTCATTAATGGTTAAAACACTAATAGAAGATTCCGTACCTGCAATAAGGGAAGAAATAATGGGTGATTCTTCATGAAAGTATTTTTCTAATGTGTCTTTAGAGTTTACAGGAACGATAAAAGAAGATTTTGGCCAAATAAAACTAGGTTGATATCTTAAATAAATAGAATTTAATGAATTTCTTGCTAATTTTTGCGATTCAGATTTTAGCATTTCAGAATTATCCATGAGCCACTTCGTAATGCCTAATTTTTCAGCAGCAATAAGTTCTTCTGACATATCACGAAATAATTCCGATTTATTCTTACCTATTTTATGTTCCAAATTATTTTGATAATTTTTATGAATTTCTTGGCATTGATTCTCAAGTTCTTTTGATTTTTGAATAGAACTTTCAACAATAATTTTCTTTTTATTAAATTCTTCCTCTCTCTTTTCAAGTTCATTCGCGAATTTATCTACTTCGGATTGTCTCTCATTTAATTCCTGTTCATAAATTTCATTATGACTCATAATCATTTCACGTTCATTATCCAGTTGAACGGCTTCCGATTGATATTGTTCTTTTGTCGCAATTAATGCTTCTTCTAATATCATTTTTCTTTGGGCTTCGGCACTTTTTAAAATGGCTTCAACGTTTTCTTTTACAGGAATTTCACCTAAACTCCCTAAAGAGCGACGAGCAAAGGCCTTTGCAAGAATGACCCCACCAGACATTCCCAGGGCGGCTCCCAATATGGAATAAACTAACCAATGCATTTTAAAACCTTCATATTTTAATTACTTTTTAGTTATGAAATAAGCAGTTCAATAAAACTGCTCTTCCTGAGTTTTTCTCAATAGAACAACTCCTCATAAAAGGGTATCACGGATATTTTCAGAGAGAAACAACAAAGAATTAGGAGATATTTTATGCCTGAGCAACTTCCAAATCGAGATTTTTTAGAGCAAATGATTCGAAAAGCAGGAGCTCTGACTTTGCAGTATTTTCAAAAAAGCTTTCAATTTAAAGAAAAAGGAGACAATCAAGGTATTGTTACCGATGCCGATTTTGCTTCAGAAAACCTTATAAAACAGGAAATTCATAGTTTATTTCCCGATCACGATATTTTAGCTGAAGAGTCAGGGCATAGTAAATACGCGTCTTCTGCTTCGCAGAGTAAGATTCCCTTATGGATTATCGATCCTCTCGATGGCACTACGAATTTTTCAAAAGGCAATCCCTACTACTGTATCTCCGTCGCCTTTGGCGCGTGTCTCAAAGGTCGATTTCACGCTCAATTAGGCGCTATTTATCAACCCACGACAAATCGCCTTTATATTGCGGAAAAGGGAAAAGGATCTTTTTTAAATGGGAATAAAATGTCTATTTCTAAATTAACATCATTGCATTTAGCAAGTATAGCAACGGGATTTAGTTCCAATAAAGGTAAAAACTTAATTCCTGTTTCAAAAACCATTGCAGAAATTCAAAATAGAACCTTAGGACTTCGTATCAATGGTGCAGCAGCATTGGATTTAGCCCATTTGGCAGAAGGTATTTTTGACGGATTTTACGAACACCCTCTGGCTCCCTGGGATATGGCCGCAGGATCTCTTCTCATCGAGGAGGCGGGAGGAAAAGTAACAAATTTCTATGGCGAAGAATTTTGTCCCTTAAATGATAGAGGTATAATCTCATCTAATGAGTATTTATTTAATGAATTATTCAATATAATAAAAGACAATTATGAATTATAATTTTGTAACTTAATCAAATTTTTTTATGAACTTTCTTTTTAGGCAATACAGGAGAAGATTTCTCATCAGCATTATCATTATTATCTGGAGTTATACTTAATTCTAAATGATTATCTAAACTGTTAGAGTGATCATCTAAAGCATTTCTTGAATACACTCCTCCTGGTTCTGTACCATCTATGACATATACAGACACGGCATCTCTTGAAGTACTGTATTCTCCTGTTTCCTTATCAATTCTAATTTCATGAATTCCAGGAGGCTTTGGCCAGCTTTGTTGAGCATAAATCCGCACTGCGGTTTGCATAATATTTTTCCAAATAGGCACAGCCATGACCGATCCGGTTCCACCACCACCTAGAGTTTTGGAATTGTCATCATAACCAACCCAAACACCGCCTACCAATTGAGAAGCAATACCTAAGAACCAAGCATCTGAACTTTGATTTGTGGTTCCTGTTTTTCCGGCAACATAGGGCGATACCCCTAAGGCTCCTTGCCCTGTACCCATATTTACAACATGTCTCATCATATTTAAAGTAACATATGCAGATTGGGGAGAAATCAATTGCAACGAAGAAGGCTCTTCTGTCTTATCTATTGTTTTTCCAGGTAAATAAGGAGCATCTTGTACATTTTCTGGCACAACTTCCAAAGGATATATTTTTCCATCTTTCGAGGAATAAATAATTTTACCATTTCTATCAACTATTTCTTGAATATAATAGGCTAGCGTCATTTGACCTTGATTTGGAAAAACAGAATAAGCTTGCACCATTTTAAGAAGTGAAGCAGAGCCTGATCCTAATGCAATACTTAAATCAGAATAAGGCCAGTTAAATCCAAAACGACTGAGTTGTTTCGTTATTTTTAAAGAACCTATAGTTTGATACAAAAAGATACTAGGAATATTTAAACTCTGTGCAAGACATTGTAAAAGAGTTGTACGACCTGTTTCTTTACCACCATAGTTTTCTGGTTTCCATCCATCAAAATCAATTTTAGGACTATCAATTTTTGAAGCTGGACTAAAACCGGAATCAATAGCGTAGGAATAATATAAAGGTTTTACACTGCTTCCAACTTGTCTTTCTGCTTGTGTTGCCCGATTAAATTGGCTTTGTAAAAAGTGTTCACCACCTACCATAGCTAATATTTCACCATTTCGTGTGTCCATTACCAATGCGGCTGCTTCAATTCCAACAGAGTCTGCTAGTGTGTATCTTAATATATTATCCTTCACGGGTGCTTCAAAATGTTTTGCATAATTAATTAAATTAGGTAAGAAGTTTTTATCGTTTATAATTCTGGAATGTATTTTCTTATTCACTTTTAAAACATGAATTTCATCGCCAACTTTTAAAATATTATTGACATCAGGTTCCACATCTTCAATATCTCTCTCCGATTTTATGGCCCAACTTATTTCTTCTACAGGAATTACTCCCAAACCTCTTTGCGTAACAATACCTACGGCACGCAAAGTATCATCAATGGAGACAACAACTGCACGTTCATATTCTGTTTCTTTAATAGGTAAGTTTACAAGAGTTTTAATATAGTCACGAAATCCATTGCCATGGCGTTTAATAGAGCCCTTATAACTTCTTCGCGATTGATATAAATCAGCAAATGCCTGAACAGAAGTGAGCGCAGCATTTTGAATACGGGAATTTAATGTTGTATAAATAGTTAAACCACTTGTTCCTAAATTATCTATATCAAGTTGATTCTGAAGTTGTTTCTTTATCTCAGCAATAAAGTAAGGAGCTATTTTATTATTTGGCGATTCTGCTTTATAAGCCACAACTTTTTCAGTCATTGCCCTATCATATTGATTTTTAGTAATGAATCCTAATTTATGCATACGTTCTAATACATAGGCTTGTCTTGATTTTGCAGCTGTAAAATTATCAGTGGGATCATATGTCGAAGGAGCAGGAGTAAGCCCAGCAATCATAGCAGATTCACCTAATGTTAAATTCATATTTGCTTTATGAAAATAATTTTGAGCTGCCGCTTCAACACCATAAGCTCCATTTCCTAAATAAATGGTATTTAAATACAATTCTAATATTTTATCTTTAGGAAAGGACTCTTCTATTTCTCTTGCCACAATAATATCTTTTATTTTACGAACAATAGTTCTTTCTTTTGATAAGAGGACATTCTTAGCAAGTTGTTGAGTTATGGTACTTCCACCCTGTTTTTGATTTGAAAATGTTATAAAATGGAAAGAAGCTCTTAAAAATCCTTTCCAATCAAAACCATGATGATTATAAAAATCAGAATCTTCCGCGGCAATAAAAGCATTTTTAATAAAGGGAGAAATTTCATTAATAAGAACGGGATAGCGTCTTTCTTCAAAAATTTCAGCAATTTTAACACCGTCTTGACTGTAAATTAAGGTTGGTAAAGCCGGCTCATAATTGGTCAGTTTTTCTAAATTAGGCAAAGATTTTTTAATTCTATAAAATCCATAAATTAAAAAAACAACCACCAATAGGCCTATAAACGCAAAGATAAGTTTTTTTCTATTTTGGAAAATAAAATCAACCACCTTACCTTCTCCCTCAAATCTCTCTAGCTCTCTTAATGTAGACCCCTCTATTTCGGCAGCCCTATATAAGAAATGAGGAGGGATTTTAAAGACAAAGTTAACATTATGTAATTAAAGACTTAATTAATCATTTCAATCACAAATGCTTCATGTTAAGGATGAATAGCAAACACCTTGATGATGAACTAAGCATCTTATCAAGGGTAAAAAGAACGGAATAGAGCTAAAAGAATGAGGTATTTATTACAATGACAAATCATGACGAGCACAAAAAAAATACTAAAAATCATGAACATATGCACAATTCACAAGAACATGGCGAACACGGCGACCATCATCACCACGAGCACGGTGAACACTGCAATCATCACCACGAGCACGGTGAACACGGCAATCATCACCACGAGCACGGTGAACACGGCAATCATCACCACGAGCACGGTGAACACGGCAACCATCACCACGAGCACGGTGAACACTGCAATCATCACCACCATGAACATATAAATTATCAAAGACATCAATATACCGAGCAAGAATTAAGCAATTTTAATTCCCAAGGTTTAGAAAATTTATTTCAATCCATAAACACTCTACTTGAAGAAGAAAACTATGGAAAAGCAGTTCCTGTTCTTGAACTTGTTTTAAGTAAAATAGAAAATAGTTCTGACAAAAACATTGAAAATGATAATTATGTTTTTGACATCAAAAATCATTTAGCACTTTCCTATGGAATTATTGGAGAACATGACAAGTCTTTACCTTTATGGAAAGAAATTATTTCTCAAATTGAAGCTCAAGACGACACAGAAGAAACATTAGAAGCTTATTACAATGCAGCTTTATCAGCCGAACAGGCTAAAAATAATACATTATTTATTGATTATTTAAATAAAGGATTAACCATAGCTGTTGCAAATGATTTAAAACATTGGGAAGCAACTTTTGAACATGAAATTGGTGTTTCCTTATTTGATGCAAATGACCTACAGGCTGCCGAGAAGAAATTTATAAAAGCAATCGAAATTCTAGAAAAAATTAATGAAGAAGAAGGCTTGGTTTCTTCATATTATCAATTAGCATTCACCTTAGAAAAACAACAAAATATTAAAAAAGCAAGAGAATTTTACGAAAAGGCTTTAAAACTTTCTAAGGAAGAAAGCATTCGTGAGTTTGTAGAATATGAGCGTTCTTTAATTGAAGAAAGACTTGCACATATAAATAATGATCAACTTCAAAGCAAACTTTTAAATTTTTAATATTATTCATTATGATGAGCCTCGTTCGCTTGCTCGCAAGGCTCAATTTCAAATTGAATTGTAGAATGAGTAATTTGAAAATCATCATCCAACATTTTTCTTAATTTCTTTAAAATAAAATGTTGTTCATAATGATTTGTTTTTGCATAAATAATATGAACAGATAAGCTAATTTTATTTTGAGCAATTGCCCAAACATGAAGATCATGCAAACCAATTATCCCCGATATTGATAAAATGGCATTTTTTATCTCTTCTAATTGAATTCCATCAGGAACTCCTTCAAGTAAAATATTAATACTGTCTTTAAATAAAATCCAAGATCGAGGAATAATCCATAAACCAATAGCAACAGCAATTGCAGAATCCACCCATTGCCAATGAGTTAATTTTATAATAATGGCAGCGATAATAACACCAAAAGAAGAAATCATGTCACTTAATATTTCTAAATAAGCACCTTTTATATTTAAGCTTTCATTTTTATCATGACTTAAAATTTTAAGGCAAATGACATTAATGATGAGTCCAGTAATAGATACAAAAAGCATGACATAAGTATTAATTTCAACTTTATTTTTATCAATGAGTCTTAAATAAGACTCATATAAAATATAAATCGACATAAGCATAAGTAAAATAGCATTAAATGCAGGAGCAAGAACCTCAAAACGATAATATCCAAAAGTTCTTTTTTTATCTGCAGGCTTTTTTGATATTTTAATTGAAATGAGTGCGACTGCGATAGCAACCACATCAGTTAGCATATGAGCTGCATCAGATAAAAGAGCGAGGCTTTTTGATAAAATTCCCGCCGCAATTTCAACTCCAAAAAAACTAATCGTTAATAATAATGCCAAAATAAGGGGAAATTCTTTGGAATGAGAATGATTGTGATTTCCTGACATAAATGCCCCTCTGTTCTATAAGCTTTTATGTTCGGCTCTTCATTTTGATATTTAAGCAATATATTTCAACATTCTTAGATATATATAAAAAAATTGATTTATATTTGATAATGATAATTATTTTCAATATACATAATAACGATTTGCGGTCGACGCAGTTTTAAAAGCACTCCATTTAAAAACATAAAGAAGGGTCACCTATGAAAATTTCACGCAGAGTTTTTAGAAATGTCTTTGTCTCTTTCTTGTTTACAGGTTTTTTTGCATCAATAGCAGGAGCTTCTGATAAAGAAAATGTGGTCAATCTCTATACATCACGCCATTATGGAGTTGATCATGAGCTATTCCAAAAGTTTGAAAAAGAAACAGGTATTAAAGTTAACGAAATTCAAATTAAAGAAGCTGCTCAACTCATAGAAAGAGTAAAAAGTGAAGGTAAAAAAAGTCCTGCCGATGTTATCATCACTGTTGACATCGGAAATGCCTGGAAAGCGGAGCAAGCTGAGTTATATCAATCGATAAGCACTCCGACATTAAAAAATTCCGTACCTGCTAATTTAATAGGCCCCGATCAAAAATGGTACGCTCTTACCTTACGGGGACGCGCTATTGTTTATGATAAAACCAGAGTAAAAGAAAATGAAATTCAAAACTATGAAGATCTCGCCAAAGAGCAATTTAAAGGTCGCATTTTAGCAAGAACATCTAATCATGTGTATAATCAATCCCTTGTTGCCTCATTACTCAGTGCTCATGGAGCTGAGAAA is a window encoding:
- a CDS encoding NUDIX hydrolase, which translates into the protein MFSHDDKELEPFLLSDEKTVFQCSIFAVKEKKAETQDKQHSLNIYTLDCANWVNVVPVTASGQIVLIEQHRFGTNNFTLEVPGGAVNFGENDATMAALRELEEETGLTSQRLLGLSGYSPNAAIQSNKVTYFIAFDVQPLQTKAEHDDPFENIKLHFMNIKEAVELARTGRISNVISAFALLLAEPYLNAKFKQPQ
- a CDS encoding HD domain-containing protein yields the protein MHWLVYSILGAALGMSGGVILAKAFARRSLGSLGEIPVKENVEAILKSAEAQRKMILEEALIATKEQYQSEAVQLDNEREMIMSHNEIYEQELNERQSEVDKFANELEKREEEFNKKKIIVESSIQKSKELENQCQEIHKNYQNNLEHKIGKNKSELFRDMSEELIAAEKLGITKWLMDNSEMLKSESQKLARNSLNSIYLRYQPSFIWPKSSFIVPVNSKDTLEKYFHEESPIISSLIAGTESSISVLTINDEMPSMLKISSGLGVDKEMIRLTLEEMIAKDIYHEDKIKGIFDKHRRFLDRYILKLGEDAIKNLGIFPNVHPEILKLIGSLNYRTSHRQNQYFHSIEVARLAGMIADEIGVNAVTAKRAGILHDIGKVLDYKIEGSHAVISGDYATRFGEKEDIVDTVLAHHDDKIVETPYAYILKAADAMSGARPGARVDMEEGYHRRIDGISGVINSFQEQGVTGSAIMHAGREVHVFVDNSRVKQKDITGLAEGIAKKLEEEVEYPGQIRVTVIRRTEITEVA
- a CDS encoding RES family NAD+ phosphorylase — its product is MSEILDGIFDLKMEFEGTAYRNIYTIYQSQDLFDDLCTDSDQIAVLQKYENITSGVLHESHQKHRLFDYSKLHTSSLTGAFDPPYTFGRFGDGNGYGVWYSAMEEKTSIYEAFYHQWQLAKEQFKNNPKTNLITIDRKMFSCELKSNYVLDFRSQFALYDNLTSNKYDFCNELGKRAREMGVQMMIVPSARNIGGLCSPVFLPEVIKNERAVYFLKFYFHKSGKAEIERISNKKESFHFPPNWGTDEPIQTQKEEQNNFN
- the fba gene encoding class II fructose-bisphosphate aldolase (catalyzes the reversible aldol condensation of dihydroxyacetonephosphate and glyceraldehyde 3-phosphate in the Calvin cycle, glycolysis, and/or gluconeogenesis), with the protein product MALISLRQLLDHAAENNYGVAAFNVNNLEQVQAIMEAAKETNSPVILQASRGARSYTNDIFLRHLILGAVELYPEIPVVMHQDHGNSMQTCLSAIRNGFTSVMMDGSLKEDAKTPSDFEYNVKITADVVRIAHAMGISVEGELGCLGSLETGKGEKEDGHGFEGTLSHSQLLTDPQEAAQFVELTKVDALAIAIGTSHGAYKFTKKPDGKTLAMDRIREIHRRLPNTHLVMHGSSSVPQDLQAEFRKYGGEMKETWGVPVEEIQEGIKNGVRKINVDTDNRLAMTTAIRKLLASNPSEFDLRKFMTPARDAMKKLCAQRMVEFGQAGQASKIKPMPLDSMAKRYV
- a CDS encoding antitoxin Xre/MbcA/ParS toxin-binding domain-containing protein — translated: MDGININKKTEVSEEMVLGKAFWKIAHLYGFNREQQAGLLGLPNYRQRLIKLEKEQLIPKDVDKKNRVGLLLGIHKNLRILFPYNREIVYSWMSHPEEVLGGLVPIDFILEDPALSYERLAFVRRRLDYIRCAG
- a CDS encoding inositol monophosphatase family protein; translation: MPEQLPNRDFLEQMIRKAGALTLQYFQKSFQFKEKGDNQGIVTDADFASENLIKQEIHSLFPDHDILAEESGHSKYASSASQSKIPLWIIDPLDGTTNFSKGNPYYCISVAFGACLKGRFHAQLGAIYQPTTNRLYIAEKGKGSFLNGNKMSISKLTSLHLASIATGFSSNKGKNLIPVSKTIAEIQNRTLGLRINGAAALDLAHLAEGIFDGFYEHPLAPWDMAAGSLLIEEAGGKVTNFYGEEFCPLNDRGIISSNEYLFNELFNIIKDNYEL
- a CDS encoding glycosyltransferase family 9 protein; the encoded protein is MQALDDLFFSKKHRIAIYHTGALGDLLVATAALFELCQLFSNSSVTVIGSGLWKEILNPLQWPQINSILEIKDKNFSKLKLWKANIDYNTWNEIPFSAPSFNLFLKDFHITIDFRSESLRFALKSFFSKIPMRVGAHKKNTAKILFTHFSTRDKSKEIHERDRYLDIIAPLNYNYIRERKEYWKKKGLPPLKWFPHDYKQSFYKNQNKKVILINPTASIREKAWASKNFRELAFKLKNEMTEVKIIGSPFETEWLKEVAKNDFPILQPQNILSLVDEVKLSSLLITNTSSMQFIAAGTHTPTLTLMGIASPERWGALGEKSYCLKNNDVNFHPKKFFISKKKNANQNESIAYNSLSVNLVFDTAQKFLVE